The DNA window gtcggtcggtcggcTGGCTGTCCAGACGCCGACGCGGTGACTCAAAAGAGGCGAAGCGAAGTGATGCGTTTTCCCCCCCATTTCCGACGGATGTCTCAAACGTCCCCCGGACGGATCGCGTCGGGCCATCCGTGGAACCTGGCGaaacaagaacccccccccgcgccgctGCTTGCTGTGATCGGCTCCCGTGCTCTCCTCGTTCACTGTAGAATAATTCATCACTTGTGCCAAGATGGAAGAATAACCCTTGCTTGATGTttgtataccccccccccccgcgctcccaGCCTCGACATGCGGCATTGACCAGGTGAAGCACCGCGAACTTCGACGGGACATCCTCGTCGCTGTAAACCATGGCGGCCTAAATAGGGTCGATAATCTCCAATATGACTCACGGAAAGAtatgagcgtgcgtgtgtgtgtgtttttgtgtgtgtgtgtgtgtgtgccccccctttGGAAGACGACAttcttaagaagaaaaaaaaattaaggcCCTCGAAACAAACACCGTGCCTCCATCTGCGCTATCGCAGTTGTCATAGTGCAATGTGCGGAATACCACATCACCGCTCgatgggcttttttttaattgcgtgCATAACAAGTTTTCTATTAATTTATttgtgtaaccccccccccccccctccctcggcttCGGACACTAGTGTGCACCGTGTGAACCCAGCTCGTCTATAATTGGCGAAGCCCCGAGCAGCCACTACCGGGGAAAGCTTGCGCGGTGGTTGAGGTCTCcgggttacccccccccccccccccccccccccccccaccccaccccaccccccccccccactcccccccgaCTCACGCGATGTGTCAGCTGCCCACTTTGGAAATGCTCATGCTCCTCGCAGGCACacggtttctccccccccccggcgcgttctcttcatttatttttaccgATCGGCAGATTTTTcccatttggggggggggggggggtctgtcaaGCAGCCATTACTGAACGAAAGGGGAAGGGCAACGCGAGCAGCCCTCACACGCCGATCCGGTCCGACGATACGGAGTGTAGTTGGAGCTCGTGGCCCCTCCGCTCTCGGACGGGATCGCGGTGCTGCGCCGCCCTGGTGCTCCGGAGCGCCTTGATCGTGCACGGTAGTAAACAAACTCCGTGGGTCAGCGCCGCTGtgcgttcgtgtgtgtgtgtgtgtgcgcacacacggTTATTTCGTCACAAGTGTTGGGAAAAGTATGACATGTGTTGGCCCGAGGGAGTGGATACCCGCGTAAACAGCAGGCCCGCGCTGCTCCCGGGATCCAGGTAAGACGAGTGGCCTCATTACGGCAGGGGGGAACCTGTGGGCTTGTGCCCTCAAATGTGATTATGGCATTCAGGAGATGCTAATAAGTCTGTGGTTGCTGTGTTTGTGATGCAGGTCCTAAACAGGCTGATAAATGTTCACCTGTGGGGGACTGGAAGTGGAAGGTGTGTTGTCATGACTATAATAGAAACAGATTTAGGCAAAAAATAGATTTGATTACATTGCAAATTGTGTAATGGTTTTCAATATAATATTACAGGGAGAGGTTTCATTGTATCACGTTACCTTCATCTTCGTCGCCGTTGGTGGCTTGTATTTATAAAATAGTCTGTTTTGACTTCTGCTGTGCTAAAAAGCACGTTTGGATTATTTCAGCTGGCCTTTGTGGTGAAGGCTGTTGTCTTCATGAGCAGGCAACGCATGTCTTAATTTTGTGTTAAGTCTGAGTCTGGTGGAGAATTAGGGACTCAAATTGAAATGTAAGCCTTATCCAAAGCTCAAGCCCACTTCTCTGTAGCAAACCGTGTGTGCATGAATCCAGTTGAAGCCTGACCCGGTGAGAACAGGAAATGTGATTTCGAAACACTGCACTGCAAGACATGAGTGACAGTGAACTGATGGTGCACCACAGAGTGAGTGGCACTCCCTTTGTCCGTATTCATGATCAGTGATTATCAGTGGTCTCACTCACCAAATGCCTTTTACAATGTAATGCCTGGGCCCAGACATGCCAGGGAAGAAAGCCCACATTGTTGTCAATGATAATGAACATTCAACACAAATCAAAGAGAGTACAGTGGTTCACATGTCACTGCAAAAGTTGTAATTTTAATTGGAGGCAAATAAGCGAATTATAATGTTGGCTCCACAGATGGTCACATGGCTCGGTCTAACAGATGGTCGTCAGGTGTCCACTCAGATCCATGACATCAACACCTAAAGAGCTCAACTTAGATAGTCTCAGATAGTTatgctttatttttattccatttGGAAATCCGTAGAGGAGGCATTAGTGtcccttcatcttctccaggCTGCATCAGTCTGCAGCTTACAGCGTGCAACTGGAGAGCCTCCAGCAACTGGAGTCTTGCTTCCTCGTGTTAATTCCACTGCAACACACCCAAACCTCtcccactctttttttcttcttcttctccgcgtgtgtgtgtgtatttttggcaattccGTTTAGCAACCATCACTCGCTGCTGTGACTCTCATTAATTGAGCCGACTGCCGCGGAAACGCGCACAACCCCGGTGCGGGCAGTACCCGGAGCCTCCGCGGGATACACACCAAACACAGTCTATTACTTCGTTACCCCGATCAGCCTCTTCAGTTTAGCGCACCGCTATACACTCTTTGGTCgcgacccccctccccacacatcCTCCACCACTACCCGATTCCCCTTGAGCGGCAGAAGCTCGCGTTGCATGTCGGTACCTGCAGTCCTTacccctccctgcctctctaGCGTCTAATCCTGGGCGTGGATAGCCGAGCACTACATCTCCCATGCCGTAACCGCGCACTCCTCTGCCCCACTCTCTCCTCTCAGACTGGAGATACGGAACGGACTGTcttgacgaccccccccccctcctcccctcccacccaccccccacacactcccACCCCCTTCTCTTgccctcccccacacccccccccccccacctcggaCTTTTAGAACCGAAAACCGTCGACATTAGTGAGCAGCCGCGGACGGCGGCGGCGAAAGGCATTGGACCCGGCCGTATCCGAGTCGCGCGTGCGTGCCCGTTCACGTGCCATCTGTGCGAGCGGGTTCGTAACTGTTTTGTGTGCCACTAGACATCTTTTCGGTCCTCGCCCGGGCGATTAGCTTGGGAATTATTCAATATTTCGGCGTACGGAGAGAGAGGACTCGGTGAATGCCCTTTCAGCGGCGAAGCGGCTCAGTCCGTCCACCCgcgagaaacaaaaaaaaaataacagaaaaaaagaaagggtgGCCGACGGGAGACCGGAGCCCTTCTGATCGGGTCGGCGCGGGGATTCGATAACAGCAGCGCGACGGCTTCGCGGAGACTCCGCTGCGCagggagcccccccctcctcctcccctcccggaGAAACCGAGGCTTCCCGTGGTGGTCAGTGGACTTAGatatattaccccccccccccccacccgctccctctcttcttccctttttttcttttttggtggcCACACTCGTGTGTAATAAGTTGTGTcaccctccctctgtctgtccagCTGGTtactttgtttcccccccccctccgccccgcgAGTCACTGCGCGGCTCGCGGggtttctgtgtttctgtgttgtcAGCGCGTCACATTGATCATTTGTAcgtaaaaacaagcaaaaaaacaacaacagaaaagccGTCCCCTCGCGGACGGGTCACACTCCCGGGGACCGCGAGGACTGCGCTTTGTTTGGCTCTGCCTCCCCGTGTGTTGCCTCCGTGTGGCTCTGCGTGGATGTTGACTTACCTTATCGTGCGGAGAGGGGACACATTGTGTTTCAACACAGCCACTCGACGtatagtgtgtgcgtgtgtgtgtgtgtgtgtgtgtgtggggggggggggggggtggtgtaagCTGCTGTAACTTAACGTGCCCCCCTGATACACCAGTCAGTCCGGTCCGTCCACGTTACTCTGGACGAGCTCCTCGTGAGCGCGTGTGCGTCGCGCAGATGGAGCGATCACCTGAGAGGTTGAGCTCCATTCTGTCACCGGGGAGACTCGTCTCCGTCTGCGGCGGCAGCGAGCGAGCCCCGAGCCCGCcacggcctccccccccccactctctctctctccgtgccGACAGTGACAACACAGGGAAACAAATGGTTTTTCAGAGGGTCCCATGTGTCTGTGCACTTGCATTGTGCACTTTTTGTCACACACATGACTTGTCTCTATTGTACCGATGGGGCCGAACGGTAAATTAAAGTGtactacaaaaacaacaacaacaacaacaacagcagcagtgggCTTTCGTCGTGGCTGTTATTCTGGAACGTAACGTCGGGCTTGACTTCGTGTTGTTGTGTGAGCGCGGTGCCCTCGGCGTGTGTGCCGGGCCGCTGCATGCATTCTACTGGCCTACATCGGAGCCGATGAATGCAAATGTtgtgtcggaggaggaggaggaggaggaggaagaggaggaggggaccgGCGTATGATCGCCGCACAAAGACAAACTAGCTGCAAGCAACTGTTGTGCGGTTAATGGACGCAGACTGAGCGCTCTTCGGTCCGCGCTGCTCGCAGATTCCCGCAGAGATCGCgtgtgtcatcatcatcatcatcatcatcatcaccgtcgTTATGTTTCACGGGTCCGTTGAGGGTGGTGGGGGATTTTCCATTCCCCCATCCCAAATTGTCTGGCTTTTAGTACCTTTTTTGTAGTCGTCTCTTTTACTCCCCTCTACCTGGATGGGGGattcgatgtgtgtgtgtgtgtgttatgtgtgtgcgttttttagATGATTATGAGTGTAGATTAATTGCTTTGTGATTCTTCCTAATTGGTGTAAATGCTTAGCTTTGTTTTGCGAGGGAAGAGATGAGTTGTGTtgtgaaaatgtcctttttttggtCCGTTTTTAATGGATGAGCCATGGGTGTAATTTTGGATCACATAGCAGGAACCCCACGTTAGTTGAAAGCTTTCAACTGAGGTTGGCTGCTTTGTTGTAATCATGAATAACTAACCCTGTGATATTTAAGAAACCAAACTTTTGCTCTTTTCCAGACTTCCATATTTTCCTGCAGTGTTTGTGCCTCCGTCAGCATGCAACACGTTGAGGCTGCTGCCAGCTAATAAAACACTGTTTGAGCCTTTGCAGCTGATTACCTCATAGATGGATTAATGAGTGGGCCTACCAAGGGGCCCCAGGGGTCAAAGGGCGTAAGCCACACTCAGTGTTAtaagcatttttcatttaaaatcataGGACTCAGTCCAACCTGGTGATGTTAACTTCTTTCGCAATCCTTTAATCCAGAGTATTTGCTGATGCAGACCCTCTCTGGTACTTGTTACCAGCCCCAGTGACAGCGACGTCGGTATTGTTTTTCCCATGCGAGTCTGtggccgtgtgtgcgtgtgtcatcACTGCAAAATGTGGTACTGGAGAAGCCAACTGTAGCAGGAGCCACCACAGAAGCGGTTCTGAGGGCTTTGCCAACTGTTTATAATTCTGTCAGTCTGACAGATTTTGTCTCAGTAACGGCATTCTAACCCCGGCAGGATGCAGTTATGTAACTACGCATAGGTGTGCCGTTGTGATCCAAACGGATGCAATTTGAAGTCTTAACTTAACACGCGTACAGTTGAGATCAGAGGGGGGTGAGATCAGAGATCAGTTAGGGAGTAGGAAGTGAGGAATGGTCCATCGCTGGCTTGTGGGATCCCAACGCAAGATGCTCTCTAGATTTTACAATTCTTTACCATGAGACAGATGAGACACACCTAAGGTATGCAGAAAGCAACTGGTTTGTTAACGTTACAATAGTAAGCAATACGTTTGACAGCAGAATATACAAAATACACATAATACATCACTTAGTCTGgagagtgagtgtgagtgtggatCTGTCGTGGCAGAAGGAATTAAAGCAGATTCCGGCAGCGtctcttctccatctccagtGCCAACAAATAGTTTCCACCAACAACAGAACTTAGTTTTACCAGCCGAGGTTGGCAGGTGGTGTCTGATATAGGTGGGGTATGTTATAGGCGGTGTCCGGGATAGTTGGGGTCTGTTATAGCTGGTGCCTGTTATAGGTGGGGGTCTGGTATAGGTGGTGTCTGTGAGAGGTGGTGTCTGTTATAGGTGGGGTCTGGTATAGGTGGTGTCTGTGAGAGGTGGTGCCTGTTATAGGAGGGGTCTGGTATAGGTGGTGTCTGTGAGAGGTGGTGTCTGTTATAGGTGGTGTCTGTGAGAGGTGGTGCCTGTTATAGGAGGGGTCTGGTATAGGTGGTGTCTGTGAGAGGTGGTGTCTGTTATAGGTGGGGTCTGGTATAGGTGGTGTCTGTGAGAGGTGGTGTCTGTTATAGGTGGGGTCTGGTATATGTGGTGTCTGTGAGAGGTGGTGTCTGTTATAGGTGGTGCCTGTTATAGGTGCGGTCTGGTATAGGTGGTGCGGTCTGGTATAGGTGGTGTCTGTGAGAGGTGGTGTCTGTTATAGGTGGGGTCTGGTATAGGTGCGGTCTGGTATAGGTGGTGTCTGTGAGAGGTGGTGTCTGTTATTGGTGGGGTCTGGTATAGGTGGGGTCTGTGAGAGGTGGTGTCTGTTATAGGTGGGGTCTGGTATAGGTGGTGTCTGTGAGAGGTGGTGTCTGTTATAGGTGGGGTCTGGTATATGTGGTGTCTGTGAGAGGTAGTGTCTGTTATAGGTGGTGCCTGTTATAGGTGCGGTCTGGTATAGGTGGTGCGGTCTGGTATAGGTGGTGTCTGTGAGAGGTGGTGTCTGTTATAGGTGGGGTCTGGTATAGGTGCGGTCTGGTATAGGTGGTGTCTGTGAGAGGTGGTGTCTGTTATTGGTGGGGTCTGGTATAGGTGGGGTCTGGTATAGGTGGTGCCTGTTATAGGTGGGGTCTAGTAAAGGTTTCCTATTGCCAGAGACTTGTTGGTTCCTAATCTGCCCATAATGCAAATCATTAGGTCTCATTTCCTTCACAGAACATCCTATTTTCAGTTGAGATAAATCACTCTCCAGATTGATCAACACTGAAACAATGTTAGTGTATCAAGCAAATAAAATCAACGGGAACAACACAACAAAGGCATTCTTTAAGTCCCCACACTTCTCTCTGCTAGCCTAAATTGTCTCTCTGCTCTGAGAAAAATTGTAACATTTGTGACCTCCAAGCCTCGCTCTCAAAGAAAGGACcttttcattttccaaatgttgGTAACTTGAAATCGTTTACGGTTGCAGGGGGTATATCTCATTCCTCTTATGAAGAATTGAGGTCTTCATTGTGATTGAAAGCAGAACAGCACTAACAGCCATCATGTTCCCTTTCTTGTGTGTTCTGCAGCCTCTCACCGTATTTCAAGGAAAGATCTCACCCGACTGACTCAGCTACCCCTGAGGCATGTTGTGTTAAAGAAACACCTATGCAggtaattgtttttctttccattacAGTTGCATCTCTAGATTAGAGcatcctttttcattttatccaATTAACACCGGCCTCCTGCTCTTCTCTTATTGCTCAGGTGGATCTTACACTAATGAATGTAGGGGATGGAGGCACGGTGAGCAGACAGATCAGTGCTCCAATTAAAGCGTCTGCTAGTATGGTGGGAAATCCCCCCCAGACGCTACCCTCTGAGTTTAGAGGAGACGTTACCCTCAGTCAGCAAAACAAGACCGCACCAACAACAGACTGTAAGACAGCGAAAGCCTGCCTGGACACTAGCAATTACAACCACAGCCCCGAGCTGTCTCCACCTCAGCAGCCCCACAATGCACCGACGTCCGGCTCCGAGAGGAGGGCGGACAAAAGGTCGGAGGCCCCCAAGCCCGGGCCGGACGGCGGCGcggccctcccctccccccggcgGTCGAGTGGCGACAAAGTCAGCCGGGAGGACCCGCTCGGCCCCGGGCGCGGCGTCTTGACACCCGGTAAGAGATCGCACCCGCCGACGCAACCTGCGCAGAGCGCGCCGCCCGGGTTTCAGTGCGCCGCCAAGTTCAAACCGGCCCAGCCTGTCGCCTTCCTCGCGGCCGCAAACTTTCCCCCGCCGCTGTGTAAAATCACGCCAGCAGCGGGTCAGATCGGAGCATTTCGAGAGGCCGCGGCGGGTCAGATTCAGGCCCAGGGCTCGGGCGTCGGGGGGACACCTCTCGTGCGGACCTACCCCTACCCCTTCTCGGTGGGCAGGACCCCGGCCGCGGAGAAAAAAGCCGGCGCGTCGTTGCCGCCGAAGCTCAAATCCAACCATTCGTCTAATAAGCATTCTAAATGCGCGGGAGAGGATGTATCTTTAGCCTCAGTGGTGGCCTCGCCGGCTGTTGCCCTACCGTTGCAGCACCCTTCGTTAACTCCCGCGGCACCCTCCCGCTACACGCTGTCTCCCACCGCCGCCATTTGCTGTGGCGCCGCGCTGGCCGGCATCGCCTCTCAGAGCCGCCGGCTGAACCACGCGGAGAAGAGCAGCAGCCTCGACAAGACGGCCGGGGGCTCGCCTAAAACCACCCCCGCCTCCGCTTCGGACGACAATGCGCCGCGTCCCGTCGAACCGAGAGACGTGCCTCTCGATCTGTCCGCTAAATCCAAACGGCCGAAGTGCACAGATGACCCTCTGGTTGCAACGAGCGAGCCTCACAGTAGCGAGCCGAATCCGAGAGATTTTCTGAACTCAAAGAGGGCTCACTCCGCAACGTACGGCTCGGGGGCACAGTACCCCGTCTTACCAAACACCCACAGAAATGGAACCCATCACAAGCAGTCAAATCGGCCTCAGAATCACCAGCTCCAAGAGCCCAAACCAGCGTGGGGTAAGGGAGCTCCTCAAGACCCCATAAAAACCATCCCTGGAACATATGTTGGTGTGGCCAGCCCAATACTGGCTTCCACTCTGCGGGGCAAGGACGGAAAAGGGACGTTTGTGGATGAATTTCAGAGTTTCGCCAAGCAGGAGTTTATATCTATAATTGACCAAGGGGAGCACCTGGCATCCGGAGGAAAGAAGCCATCCTGTGTGACGAAGGGCAACCAGCATGCTCACAGTGTCAAGCATGTGAGAAACACCAGCGCAGCCATAACCAAGGACTGTCCCTCTAAAGGAGCCCTGTCGAGCTCCGCCCGGGCTCAGGCCCACCAGAAACCCGGCGCCGGCAAAACGGCGGCGCCGTGCTCTCCCGCCGTGGTCGGCGTGGCCTGGCAGAAGCCCCCGAGCGCGCTGAACCCGGCCTCGCCCCCTCAGAGGAAAATCCCACAGGGGCCTCCGAAGACGAAGGCCCGGAGTCCCCACCGCAGCCCGTCCAGCCCTGAGGAGGATAAGCGGGAGAGGGCGAAGTGTCCCCTGTCCAACCTGGCGTCCATCGTCAAGCAGCAAGCGCTCAACGCTACGGCGCACGCGGGCGAGGGCGAGACCCGGGCGTCGAGAAAAGCCGACGTTCCGAACCCCGACCCGCTCTCTCCGAGCCACGACGCGCGGGCCAAGCAGACCTCAGCTTTCGAGTCCCCGGCCTACTGGTCTTTGGAGAAATGGGCTGGCCTGCCATCTCGGGCGGATTCCACTCCGGCCAAGAAGACGCTGGAGAGGGCGAACGAGCCCGCGGAGAATAGCGCAGAGTTAAACCCCAGCCGGGGGGACGCGGCGGGAGAGCCGGCGAAGCAGAGCTTCCCAAAGCCCGCTGGCCGTCTCTTTGGCAGAGCGTCCACGAATGGGAGCAGGCTGGAGAGCAAACTAGCCCAGGTGCTGGAGGGGGAGGTGCTGAGGCGGGAAATCGCGGCGTGCGACGGCCCTCCGGGCGACAAGCCGCTCGCGTCCATCCTCGCCGGCCTGTGCGCGACGGCGGGCGACGGGTTTGAGCAGAAAACCAACGGAACCAAAGAGGAGCCGCCAACCAAAGCCAAAGCCGCTGGCGTCAGGCCGAAGAAGAGCAGCCCGAAGAAGCCGGCGAAGGAGAAGTCGCCGCCGGACTCGTCGAAGAAGGCTGCGGGGAAGAAAAGGCCAGACGTAGAAAGAACTCCAACCAAAGGGTCTTGTCAAAAGAAGGTAGATTATCTATTTTgctattttttgtgtgtttttgttattttagggAAATCATTTAGGCAGCAATCCACTCAATCTAATCAAGATTTGAACAGTTGATCCGAGCTCCTTCTTTTATAGTAGGAATCTACAATGTATGATTTAACTTCCTTTCATGCTCGTCTGTCACCATGAAAGCGCTGTGATCAATGCCACCGAACGCGGCGTGCttactctgcccccccccccccccccccccgtgtattcCAGCAGAAGAAACAATGTGCACCGGTTCAGGAGCAGAGTCTATCAGCGGGGGCTCTTTCTCCACCGAGCAAAGGGCCGACTCCGAGGGAGCAAGCAGCCGCCGACAAATCCGGTAAcgtctttttgtttcttccaaCCCTGTGATGTCCGCAGCCCTGAGAAGTTCTCCCAGCATTGACATATTTCTGCTATCCAACTCATATTTAATGAGACTTTCAGCTGAGTCGGACAcagttttttttcgttttttttaatcgagCCCGTAGCTTTAGTTCTGGAGATATAAAGTCTGGGTGGTTTATGTATGGAGCTGTGACACACATCGTCTTTTATGTCTCAGGGATTCGGTCCGTGTGACTCTTTTAACAATCGAATGTGATCTAATCGGCCCCAGATAGCGGCGGCGGTGCTCCCGGACCCGTCGACGGCGCCGCCGTGGCCGGCAAAGAGGCCGACACCACGGGGAGCTTCACCCCGAGGCTGAggcgaggacggcggcgagcCGACGAGGCCCGGCTCGACCTGTGGGGCTTCGCGACGCCCTcccctccgccgccgcccccgGTGTCCCCGTCACCCCCCGCGGTTCCCGCCCAGCCCACCCGCCGCCCGAGGGGAAGGCCCCGCTCGACTCCTCTGCCGGAGCGGGCGGCTCAGGGGAAGGGCAAGGCGGCCGGGGCGGGGGGCGAAGCGGCGCCGGCCCCGAAGAAACGCCGGCGGTGCCGTAGCAAAAAGTACCAGACCGGGGACTACATCACGGAGAGGGACAAGCTGGAGGAGGCCGGCTCCCTGAGACGGGACAGCGGCGTCCCAGCAGGTACGCAGTTTCTCTCTGGGGATCGGGAGTTTTCTAATTAACAGTTTCCAGTCCCTTTTAATCAAAAGGGCGGATAGGATATAAACAGATTTTTATGCACCGTTGCAAAGTCAAAGTAAGAATGTCGACATAAACCCCAGAGTAAAGATGATAGAGcgttttttcattaaaatgcatAGACTATCGATTGTAGTTCAACAAGAGAGCGTTGCTGAAAAACTATTTGTTAAGGAAATAGAGAAATTCCGAATGaatcaaaaagaaacattttcgaCAGCGTCTTCTAATAATAGACATTCACTTCAATGAGGAAGTACATTAATAGAATACTGTTGAGTATATGATTGCACAGTGAGATGAAGTCAATGTCCGACAAACCCCAAAGATGATGAGGACATTTTTCCTCTTAGATCCCTGAGGTCCCGACTTTTATCACGCCCACAACAGAGGGCCCCCGTCGGGGAACCTGTTGATGTGGATACACCACTGCTTCTGGCGATTTTAGAGACCTTCGAgatttgtttgtgcagtttcCGCTCCGCGCACAGCCCTCAATCCTCTTCATCCCCTTAGGTCCACAGGCGCACCCGTGTCCGAGTCCCACCGCCTGCAGCCCTGAGCCTCCTCCCCGGAGACCCTCGTTCACTCGCTCCGGGTCGCTCCGCTACCAGGAGAGCGAGGTGTCCCCGGAGAGCAGTGACAAGCCTCCGGGGAAAAGGAAGTTCAAAAGCAAGCACTTAAGTGACAGCGAGGAGCAGAAGGTGAGACGCCTGCCGAGGCTGCTCTTTTGTTTCATAGAACATTTCAAAGCACACAGATAGGAGCAAGTCCCgtgaatgcattagcttacagtgCCCCCCTGTGGCTAGATAAATACCCTGTGTGTCCCTTGTACCACGGCAGCAGGTTTGATACCACACAGGTCCCTCACAGAGAAGATCCCGTTGCTTTTACTTGGCGATGTGTTACAATAGATTGCGTCTCACAGGCGGCTCTAATcccctaaaaaaatatatatatctttgaTTTAGACTAAGACCAAACGCAGCGGCTTGGGCAAGCGCGCTGCCTCCCTCACGCCGGATAACGAAGGGGCTGATGTaaaaaggacagaaagcctCCCGCCCGCTCCGAAAGGCTCGCCATCATCTCCCCCCAGTAAGAGAGGCCCGACGGGGAGAATTGGCGGCTGTGAGTCTCCGCCCAAAAAGCCCGTTCCTCCGGAGGTCCGGCGGCTCATCGTCAACAAAAACGCCGGGGAGACCCTGCTGCAGCGCGCGGCGCGCCTGGGCTATCAGGTGAAATGCGCACGCTTTGGTGGTGCGGTATTGCCAACTTCGCCGGCGTTTGCCCCCCCCATGGGATCGTAACGTGACCCCTGTCCGTCCGTCTGTGCAGGACGTCGTCCAGTATTGTCTGGAAAAGGACGTCGGGGAGGTCAACCGGCGCGATAACGCCGGCTACACGGCTCTGCACGAGGCGTCCTCCCGAGGCTGGACTCAGATCGTCCAGATGCTGCTGAAGCACGCCGCCGACGTCAACTGCAGCGCCCAGGATGGGACacggtgaggggaggggggggggggtcagattgACGTATCAAAAGAATTATTTATCCTTTTAAGTGTTATATTGGTGTAAGCTTTGTGACACATAGCCAACGGTTATGGTTGAcctttacaaacacacatatatctatatatatattatatatagccATCCCTCTTGTCTCAGTCTTTGATGAGCT is part of the Pungitius pungitius chromosome 2, fPunPun2.1, whole genome shotgun sequence genome and encodes:
- the bcorl1 gene encoding BCL-6 corepressor-like protein 1 isoform X2, with the protein product MCWPEGVDTRVNSRPALLPGSSLSPYFKERSHPTDSATPEACCVKETPMQVDLTLMNVGDGGTVSRQISAPIKASASMVGNPPQTLPSEFRGDVTLSQQNKTAPTTDCKTAKACLDTSNYNHSPELSPPQQPHNAPTSGSERRADKRSEAPKPGPDGGAALPSPRRSSGDKVSREDPLGPGRGVLTPGKRSHPPTQPAQSAPPGFQCAAKFKPAQPVAFLAAANFPPPLCKITPAAGQIGAFREAAAGQIQAQGSGVGGTPLVRTYPYPFSVGRTPAAEKKAGASLPPKLKSNHSSNKHSKCAGEDVSLASVVASPAVALPLQHPSLTPAAPSRYTLSPTAAICCGAALAGIASQSRRLNHAEKSSSLDKTAGGSPKTTPASASDDNAPRPVEPRDVPLDLSAKSKRPKCTDDPLVATSEPHSSEPNPRDFLNSKRAHSATYGSGAQYPVLPNTHRNGTHHKQSNRPQNHQLQEPKPAWGKGAPQDPIKTIPGTYVGVASPILASTLRGKDGKGTFVDEFQSFAKQEFISIIDQGEHLASGGKKPSCVTKGNQHAHSVKHVRNTSAAITKDCPSKGALSSSARAQAHQKPGAGKTAAPCSPAVVGVAWQKPPSALNPASPPQRKIPQGPPKTKARSPHRSPSSPEEDKRERAKCPLSNLASIVKQQALNATAHAGEGETRASRKADVPNPDPLSPSHDARAKQTSAFESPAYWSLEKWAGLPSRADSTPAKKTLERANEPAENSAELNPSRGDAAGEPAKQSFPKPAGRLFGRASTNGSRLESKLAQVLEGEVLRREIAACDGPPGDKPLASILAGLCATAGDGFEQKTNGTKEEPPTKAKAAGVRPKKSSPKKPAKEKSPPDSSKKAAGKKRPDVERTPTKGSCQKKKKQCAPVQEQSLSAGALSPPSKGPTPREQAAADKSDSGGGAPGPVDGAAVAGKEADTTGSFTPRLRRGRRRADEARLDLWGFATPSPPPPPPVSPSPPAVPAQPTRRPRGRPRSTPLPERAAQGKGKAAGAGGEAAPAPKKRRRCRSKKYQTGDYITERDKLEEAGSLRRDSGVPAGPQAHPCPSPTACSPEPPPRRPSFTRSGSLRYQESEVSPESSDKPPGKRKFKSKHLSDSEEQKTKTKRSGLGKRAASLTPDNEGADVKRTESLPPAPKGSPSSPPSKRGPTGRIGGCESPPKKPVPPEVRRLIVNKNAGETLLQRAARLGYQDVVQYCLEKDVGEVNRRDNAGYTALHEASSRGWTQIVQMLLKHAADVNCSAQDGTRPLHDAVASDNLPIVWLLLNHGADPTLATYSGHTPVKLAHSPSMKTFLTEYFTDLEARKEQDQGSPWDFYSSSLFETDQEPCWDFLLSEQNQELQEDAAGKTEPDSDKDCLLFEFSSEPLLPCYHVQVSLTQGFCNWFLLTDVLKRLKMSARIFRARYPNLEVVSLSRVELSRQASISQVSSTLASLYKGKNKEEEEEKEEEEEEEEEEDDDNEAGIVEMVRCVPELQRLLGSSIDILQDEDEEEEEEEERATLTHAGKPRSR